The Musa acuminata AAA Group cultivar baxijiao chromosome BXJ1-3, Cavendish_Baxijiao_AAA, whole genome shotgun sequence genome window below encodes:
- the LOC135619927 gene encoding dof zinc finger protein 4-like yields MQDFHPLPGRVFCGGGRAGAELRRLVGYPGAAVVQQQPVKCPRCESTNTKFCYYNNYNLSQPRHFCRSCRRYWTKGGVLRNIPVGGGCRKSKRPSSSSSKSSSKPPPAAADKEHQRRRLPSSASRCSSESTNLTVATTFAAPFPGQTLLNSQISISNPNPPFESPLQVDPPLCPAPEIFPDPAAGTVTAAPAEVIRLEFIGQTATSAPRSISGGGGGGLAALDWSGPVDPTLFDLTTTVDPTAYWNQSHWADADPTIYLP; encoded by the coding sequence ATGCAGGACTTCCATCCTTTACCCGGTCGCGTCTTCTGTGGCGGCGGAAGAGCTGGGGCCGAGCTACGCCGCCTCGTGGGATACCCTGGGGCGGCCGTGGTGCAGCAGCAGCCGGTGAAGTGCCCACGCTGCGAAtccaccaacaccaagttctgctactacaacaactacaaccTCTCGCAGCCCCGCCACTTCTGCAGGTCCTGCCGCCGCTACTGGACCAAGGGCGGCGTCCTCCGCAACATCCCCGTCGGCGGTGGCTGCCGCAAGTCCAAGcgcccctcctcctcttcctccaaatcCTCCTCCAAGCCACCCCCCGCCGCGGCCGATAAGGAGCACCAACGCCGCCGCCTCCCCTCCTCCGCCTCCCGGTGTAGCAGCGAGAGTACCAACCTCACGGTCGCCACCACCTTCGCGGCGCCGTTCCCCGGTCAGACGCTCCTCAACTCCCAGATCTCCATCTCCAACCCCAACCCTCCGTTCGAATCACCCTTACAAGTGGATCCTCCTCTATGCCCGGCGCCGGAGATCTTCCCGGATCCTGCAGCGGGTACCGTCACGGCAGCCCCGGCGGAAGTGATCAGGCTGGAATTCATAGGTCAAACGGCCACCTCGGCTCCCAGGTCgatcagcggcggcggtggaggcgggCTCGCCGCGCTGGATTGGTCCGGGCCGGTGGACCCCACGCTCTTCGATCTCACCACCACCGTCGATCCTACGGCGTACTGGAATCAGAGCCATTGGGCGGACGCCGACCCCACCATCTATCTGCCTTAG